One Planctomycetaceae bacterium genomic region harbors:
- the rpsJ gene encoding 30S ribosomal protein S10, whose amino-acid sequence MARVGEESIRIRMEAYDHSVLDQSAADIVDTAKRTGAIVHGPIPLPTRIERYTVLRSPHIDKKSREQFEIRTHKRLIDICQPTGKTIDALNKLSLPAGVDIKIKATATA is encoded by the coding sequence GTGGCTCGGGTTGGTGAAGAAAGCATCCGGATTCGGATGGAAGCATATGACCATTCCGTTCTGGATCAGTCTGCAGCCGACATCGTTGACACAGCGAAGCGAACAGGGGCGATTGTGCATGGCCCCATCCCGCTGCCGACTCGTATTGAGCGATATACGGTGCTGCGGAGTCCCCACATTGACAAGAAGTCTCGCGAACAGTTCGAAATTCGAACTCACAAGCGACTGATTGATATCTGTCAGCCGACGGGCAAGACGATTGATGCATTGAACAAACTTTCCCTGCCTGCCGGTGTTGATATCAAGATTAAGGCAACTGCGACCGCCTGA
- the rplC gene encoding 50S ribosomal protein L3 — protein MREFRCDDASHGFEIGQTVGADSFAELKFVDVIGVSKGRGHAGVMKRHNFGGQRATHGVKRVHRHGGSIGQSADPSRVLRGTRMPGRYGGVRVTVRNLKIFRVDGEAGMVLVEGAVPGPNGGFLILRRSVRNR, from the coding sequence ATGAGGGAATTCCGATGTGACGACGCATCGCATGGATTTGAAATCGGCCAGACGGTTGGTGCTGATTCGTTCGCGGAACTGAAGTTTGTTGACGTAATCGGGGTCTCGAAGGGCAGGGGTCACGCAGGCGTGATGAAGCGCCATAACTTTGGAGGGCAGCGTGCAACCCATGGTGTCAAGCGAGTTCACCGGCACGGTGGCTCCATTGGCCAAAGTGCTGACCCGTCACGGGTCCTTCGGGGTACTCGTATGCCCGGGCGATACGGTGGCGTTCGGGTTACGGTGCGAAACCTTAAGATTTTTCGCGTTGACGGCGAAGCCGGAATGGTGCTTGTTGAAGGCGCGGTTCCCGGTCCCAATGGCGGTTTTCTTATTCTTCGCCGCTCAGTCAGGAATCGTTAG
- the rplD gene encoding 50S ribosomal protein L4, giving the protein MISVPIRDMSGAESGVYEFDPADLASSINRQLLHDVVVMYEANRRVGTVQTKSRGMVKGSTRKLFRQKGTGRARAGNIRTPIRRGGGHAFGKTPRDYSYRLPRKAIQSATRMALLSKFHDSEAVVLSNWSCPEPRTRVVCGTLAALGVAGRTVLLATDGLDANVWKSARNIAGVEVMPASDLNAYSLLRCRHLVITASAMDSLLGRRAQVSA; this is encoded by the coding sequence ATGATTTCCGTTCCCATTCGAGATATGAGCGGTGCCGAATCGGGCGTATACGAGTTCGACCCGGCGGACCTTGCGTCATCGATCAACCGGCAGTTGCTTCATGATGTTGTCGTCATGTATGAAGCAAACCGACGCGTTGGAACCGTTCAGACGAAATCGCGCGGCATGGTAAAGGGAAGCACGCGGAAGCTGTTCCGGCAGAAGGGAACCGGTCGCGCCAGGGCCGGAAATATTCGAACACCAATTCGCAGGGGTGGTGGTCACGCATTCGGGAAAACACCCCGCGACTACAGCTACCGACTGCCAAGAAAGGCAATCCAATCGGCGACACGCATGGCACTGCTAAGTAAGTTTCACGACAGCGAAGCGGTGGTGTTATCGAACTGGTCGTGTCCGGAGCCCCGGACTCGCGTCGTCTGCGGCACGCTCGCGGCACTCGGCGTAGCGGGGCGGACGGTTCTGCTTGCAACGGATGGCCTTGATGCGAATGTCTGGAAATCGGCACGTAACATTGCCGGTGTGGAGGTGATGCCTGCGTCTGACCTGAATGCCTATTCTTTGCTGCGGTGTCGTCATCTGGTGATTACGGCATCTGCCATGGATTCGCTTCTGGGTCGCAGGGCGCAAGTGTCTGCCTGA
- the rplW gene encoding 50S ribosomal protein L23, which yields MTETIEKGIQMESHQVIRRPLVTEKGMHASERLNAYSFEVHPLATKSDIRRAVEGLWDVRVVGVRTQSRKGKTRRHRVAIGRTKNWKKAIVKLHEDDRISFF from the coding sequence ATGACGGAGACAATCGAAAAGGGTATTCAAATGGAGTCGCACCAGGTAATTCGGCGACCTCTGGTGACGGAAAAGGGAATGCATGCCTCAGAAAGGCTGAATGCATACAGCTTCGAAGTGCATCCGCTTGCAACAAAATCGGACATTCGAAGGGCTGTTGAGGGACTGTGGGACGTTCGCGTTGTTGGCGTACGAACGCAGTCGCGCAAGGGCAAGACGCGCAGGCATCGCGTTGCCATCGGGCGTACAAAGAACTGGAAAAAGGCAATTGTCAAACTCCACGAAGACGACAGGATTTCCTTCTTCTAG
- the rplB gene encoding 50S ribosomal protein L2, producing the protein MGVRQYKPVTPGRRGASVSDFSELTDRKKRPEKSLTRRAKKKGGRNNQGKITVRHRGGGHKRLYRVIDFRRQKDGIKATVTHIEYDPNRTCRIALLEYADGEKAYILAPDKLVAGAVVESGESAEPNVGNCMALSAIPPGTQIHNIEMQPGRGGQICRSAGVGATLNAREGRWAQVTLPSGEVRRLPSSCRATIGVVGNAEHSSIVLGKAGRKRWMGRRPHVRGTAMNPVAHPMGGGEGRNSGGRHPCSPTGKLSKGGKTRKRRKASSRAIIRRRRSRRYGEVKI; encoded by the coding sequence GTGGGTGTTCGTCAATATAAGCCGGTTACTCCGGGGCGCAGAGGGGCATCGGTCAGCGATTTTTCAGAGCTGACCGATCGTAAGAAGCGACCGGAGAAATCTCTCACCAGGCGAGCGAAGAAGAAGGGCGGTAGGAATAATCAGGGGAAGATCACCGTCCGTCATCGCGGGGGTGGACACAAACGGCTCTACCGGGTCATTGACTTCAGGCGTCAGAAAGACGGGATAAAGGCAACTGTCACTCACATCGAGTACGATCCAAACAGAACGTGCCGGATCGCACTGTTGGAGTACGCCGACGGAGAGAAGGCATATATCCTCGCCCCGGACAAGCTTGTGGCCGGAGCCGTGGTGGAAAGCGGTGAGTCTGCTGAGCCAAACGTCGGCAACTGCATGGCTCTGAGTGCAATTCCGCCCGGAACTCAAATCCACAATATTGAAATGCAGCCTGGTCGCGGCGGCCAGATCTGCCGGAGCGCCGGAGTCGGTGCGACACTAAATGCCCGCGAAGGACGATGGGCTCAGGTCACATTACCCAGCGGTGAAGTGCGAAGACTGCCAAGCAGTTGCCGTGCGACAATCGGAGTCGTCGGGAATGCCGAACACAGCAGCATTGTTCTGGGAAAAGCCGGACGTAAACGCTGGATGGGTCGTCGCCCCCATGTGCGAGGCACAGCAATGAACCCGGTGGCGCACCCGATGGGCGGTGGCGAGGGTCGCAACTCGGGCGGTCGACACCCGTGCAGCCCAACCGGAAAGCTCTCGAAGGGTGGTAAGACCCGAAAGCGACGAAAGGCATCATCAAGGGCTATCATCCGTCGCCGCCGGTCGCGTCGTTATGGTGAAGTCAAAATCTGA
- the rpsS gene encoding 30S ribosomal protein S19, whose amino-acid sequence MGRSLKKGPYIDEKLLRKVERLNASGDKEPLKTWARSCTISPEFVGHTFLVHNGRIHMNVYITEDMVGHKLGEFAPTRTFRGHGAKGKK is encoded by the coding sequence ATGGGGCGTTCGCTCAAAAAAGGGCCATATATCGATGAGAAGCTGCTCAGGAAAGTTGAGCGTCTGAATGCCTCTGGCGATAAGGAGCCGCTGAAGACCTGGGCGAGGAGCTGCACCATTTCTCCGGAGTTTGTCGGACATACATTTCTGGTACACAATGGCCGTATCCATATGAATGTCTACATCACTGAGGATATGGTGGGACATAAGCTCGGCGAGTTTGCTCCGACTCGAACATTTCGGGGTCATGGTGCGAAAGGTAAGAAGTAG
- the rplV gene encoding 50S ribosomal protein L22 gives MSLVRATHRYARISPTKVRPFADLIRGMSAEEGLQALQYVPNRGARFLELVLKSAIANAEDRGVRNPDRLLIAECRVDGGPMFKRVQPRARGMAFLIRRRTAHIHVGVDAPELG, from the coding sequence ATGAGCCTTGTCAGAGCCACTCACCGGTATGCTCGGATCTCTCCAACCAAAGTTCGACCGTTCGCAGACCTAATTCGCGGCATGTCGGCCGAAGAGGGGCTGCAGGCTCTGCAGTATGTCCCAAACCGGGGGGCTCGCTTCCTTGAGCTGGTTCTGAAGAGCGCGATCGCCAATGCTGAGGACCGCGGCGTGAGAAATCCTGACCGACTACTTATCGCTGAGTGTCGGGTGGACGGAGGTCCGATGTTTAAACGAGTCCAGCCGCGGGCGCGCGGAATGGCATTCCTGATTCGGCGCCGGACTGCACATATTCATGTCGGAGTGGACGCACCGGAACTCGGATAG
- the rpsC gene encoding 30S ribosomal protein S3, whose protein sequence is MGQKVRPTGYRIGVMENWRSRWYAPKREYGDLLAEDFKIRRFVSEKYQFAEIARVEIERTRDQVVVHLFTARPGVIIGRKGQEVDRLKGELEDLTGRRMDLKIVEISNPNRDAKLVADKISQQLSKRGSFRRAIKKTLDEVMSSGVFGVKIEMSGRLGGAEMSRKEKASRGSIPLSTLRRHIDYGFSAAKTAQGIIGVKVWIDLGDYTDEETADGAHAKAGQASKKPKRTYKR, encoded by the coding sequence ATGGGACAAAAAGTCAGGCCAACCGGATACCGGATCGGCGTTATGGAGAATTGGCGCAGCCGGTGGTACGCGCCGAAACGCGAATACGGTGACCTGCTTGCAGAGGATTTCAAGATCCGCAGATTTGTCAGTGAGAAGTATCAGTTCGCTGAGATCGCCCGCGTTGAGATCGAAAGAACGCGCGATCAGGTCGTGGTTCATCTGTTTACCGCCAGACCAGGTGTCATTATTGGCAGGAAAGGGCAGGAAGTTGATCGCCTGAAGGGCGAACTGGAAGACCTTACCGGTCGGCGCATGGATTTGAAGATCGTAGAGATTTCGAACCCCAATCGCGACGCGAAGCTGGTGGCTGACAAGATTTCGCAGCAGCTCTCAAAGCGAGGCAGCTTTCGGCGTGCGATCAAGAAGACGCTCGATGAAGTCATGAGTTCCGGTGTGTTCGGCGTCAAGATTGAGATGTCCGGGCGACTGGGCGGAGCTGAAATGTCCCGCAAGGAAAAAGCCAGTCGGGGTTCGATTCCCCTTTCGACGCTGCGGCGACACATTGATTACGGATTCTCCGCAGCCAAGACTGCTCAGGGAATCATAGGTGTTAAGGTTTGGATTGATTTAGGCGACTATACGGACGAGGAGACTGCAGATGGCGCTCATGCCAAAGCGGGTCAAGCATCGAAAAAGCCAAAGAGGACGTATAAGAGGTAA
- the rplP gene encoding 50S ribosomal protein L16 → MALMPKRVKHRKSQRGRIRGNALRGNTVVHGDWGLQSLDPGHVTAQTIEACRIAATQYVRGIGKVYIRIFPQKPVTARPLETRMGKGKGEPDRWVAVVKPGTVLFELKGVSRESARDCFNRVAHKLPVRVRLVGRRPDIE, encoded by the coding sequence ATGGCGCTCATGCCAAAGCGGGTCAAGCATCGAAAAAGCCAAAGAGGACGTATAAGAGGTAACGCGTTGCGGGGCAATACCGTGGTTCACGGCGACTGGGGACTGCAGTCTCTGGATCCCGGCCATGTCACCGCCCAGACGATTGAGGCGTGCCGCATCGCGGCGACGCAATATGTTCGGGGTATTGGAAAAGTTTATATTCGCATCTTTCCACAAAAACCGGTGACTGCACGTCCGCTTGAAACACGAATGGGCAAAGGGAAGGGCGAACCGGATCGATGGGTCGCGGTCGTGAAACCTGGAACTGTTCTGTTTGAACTTAAGGGTGTATCACGTGAGTCGGCGCGAGATTGCTTCAATCGAGTAGCACATAAACTTCCCGTAAGAGTCAGGCTCGTCGGTCGTCGACCTGACATTGAATAG
- the rpmC gene encoding 50S ribosomal protein L29, with the protein MSDEQLSHELRETQQSLFRIRFQSATERNDTPSNVRKLRRVVARIKTIQRERELDAATVAQ; encoded by the coding sequence ATGTCTGACGAACAGCTGTCTCACGAACTAAGGGAGACGCAGCAGTCACTGTTTCGGATCCGATTTCAATCGGCCACAGAGCGAAATGACACTCCGAGTAATGTCAGGAAGCTTCGGCGGGTTGTCGCGCGCATCAAGACGATTCAGCGTGAGCGCGAACTTGATGCGGCGACAGTCGCCCAATAG
- the rpsQ gene encoding 30S ribosomal protein S17, whose product MVGTVASTKQKKTLRVEIERRFRHRKYGKIVRGRTICHVHDDAELASSGDLVEIEESAPKSRTKRWNLTRIVRRADEVAVENTASTSDDV is encoded by the coding sequence ATGGTCGGTACCGTGGCCAGCACAAAACAGAAGAAGACGTTGCGTGTGGAAATCGAGCGTCGTTTCCGCCATCGAAAGTATGGAAAGATCGTTCGCGGACGTACGATTTGCCACGTGCATGATGACGCGGAACTGGCGTCATCCGGTGACTTGGTTGAAATTGAGGAGTCCGCGCCGAAATCCAGAACGAAACGATGGAATTTGACCAGGATTGTCAGACGCGCGGATGAAGTTGCAGTTGAGAACACCGCGTCCACAAGCGACGACGTATAG
- the rplN gene encoding 50S ribosomal protein L14 yields MIQMQTIMDVADNSGAKLVRCIKVLGGTRRRYARLGDIVVVSVQKSLPGSSVKAGTVAKGVVVRCRKPTRRDDGSYVRFDRNAVVLVDADGNPKGTRIFGAVARELRDRRYMKIVSLASEVV; encoded by the coding sequence ATGATTCAAATGCAGACAATTATGGACGTAGCTGACAATTCGGGAGCGAAGCTCGTCCGCTGTATCAAGGTCTTGGGGGGAACCCGGAGGCGGTACGCTAGGCTGGGCGATATTGTCGTTGTTAGTGTCCAGAAGTCGCTGCCGGGCAGCAGCGTGAAGGCGGGAACTGTTGCGAAGGGTGTGGTCGTGCGCTGCCGGAAGCCGACTCGCAGAGACGATGGAAGCTATGTGAGATTTGACCGGAATGCTGTCGTACTTGTGGATGCGGACGGAAACCCCAAGGGAACGCGAATTTTTGGCGCCGTCGCCCGCGAACTGAGGGATCGGCGATATATGAAGATCGTCAGCCTTGCAAGCGAAGTAGTTTAA
- the rplE gene encoding 50S ribosomal protein L5: MARMLEEYNNRIVAELKASLGRGNVHSLPKLQKIVVSMGVGEAIQDRKRLDTAVEHLTQLTGQKAQICRARKSVAGFRLREGMPIGCRVTLRGRRMYDFLDRLITLALPRVRDFRGLNPNAFDGNGNYNYGLSEQLVFPEIDPETVTQPQGMNITIVSTARTDDEGRILLKAFGMPFKTSEK, encoded by the coding sequence ATGGCTCGAATGCTGGAAGAATACAATAATCGGATTGTCGCTGAACTGAAAGCGTCACTGGGCAGAGGAAATGTCCATTCACTTCCGAAGTTGCAGAAAATCGTCGTAAGCATGGGGGTCGGCGAAGCGATTCAGGACCGCAAGCGGCTGGATACGGCGGTTGAGCACCTGACGCAACTCACCGGGCAGAAGGCTCAGATTTGCCGTGCCAGAAAGTCAGTTGCAGGATTCCGACTGCGCGAGGGCATGCCGATCGGCTGCAGGGTTACACTTCGCGGCAGGCGAATGTACGATTTTCTGGATCGCCTGATCACTCTGGCGCTCCCGCGTGTTCGTGACTTTCGCGGCTTGAATCCAAACGCCTTTGACGGCAACGGCAATTATAACTACGGTCTTTCGGAGCAGCTTGTATTCCCCGAGATCGACCCGGAGACTGTTACTCAGCCGCAGGGGATGAACATTACAATCGTCAGCACGGCCAGGACAGACGACGAGGGCAGAATACTGCTGAAGGCGTTTGGGATGCCGTTCAAAACCTCAGAGAAATAG
- a CDS encoding type Z 30S ribosomal protein S14, protein MASKAKIEKARRKPKFSTRIEHRCVLCGRPRSVYRKFKVCRICFRDLCLEGLVPGARKASW, encoded by the coding sequence ATGGCCAGCAAAGCAAAGATCGAAAAGGCACGACGAAAGCCGAAGTTTAGCACTCGCATTGAACACCGGTGTGTCCTTTGTGGACGTCCCCGCAGTGTTTACCGGAAGTTTAAAGTTTGCAGAATTTGTTTTCGCGATCTTTGCCTTGAAGGTCTCGTTCCCGGCGCTAGGAAAGCAAGTTGGTAG
- the rpsH gene encoding 30S ribosomal protein S8, with amino-acid sequence MMTDPIADLLTRIRNAIHVERPFVDVPISKTKVRVVEALQREGYLWDYEIIEGQPVSVLRVNLKYGPNGEHVIQHIERISKPGRRVYVGVRDMQDVRQGVGISILSTSRGVLSNREARKEGVGGELLCQVW; translated from the coding sequence ATGATGACAGATCCGATTGCTGACCTGCTGACGCGAATTCGCAATGCGATTCACGTCGAACGGCCGTTTGTCGATGTCCCGATTTCTAAGACCAAAGTGCGCGTTGTGGAAGCTCTGCAGCGCGAGGGATACCTGTGGGACTACGAAATCATTGAAGGACAACCGGTCTCAGTGCTTCGCGTGAACCTCAAGTATGGTCCCAACGGTGAACACGTAATCCAGCACATTGAACGAATCAGCAAGCCGGGCCGGAGAGTCTACGTCGGTGTTCGCGATATGCAGGATGTGCGGCAGGGAGTGGGCATTTCAATCTTGTCAACCTCCAGAGGAGTTCTTAGCAACCGGGAAGCGCGCAAAGAAGGTGTCGGTGGCGAACTGCTTTGCCAGGTGTGGTAG
- the rplF gene encoding 50S ribosomal protein L6 produces MSRIGKKPISFPTDVSVTISGTAISVKGPKGSLSMTIHPNMSVEIDEASRVVRVNRPSDSRENRALHGLTRSLVQNMVTGVSTPFERRLVIVGVGYNARISGNKIALQVGYANTVELAIPPSVTCEVPDPTRVLIRGADKQVVGQFAAEIRNVRPPEPYKGKGIRYENEYVRRKAGKAFGSK; encoded by the coding sequence ATGTCTCGTATTGGAAAAAAACCGATCAGCTTTCCTACCGATGTCAGTGTGACGATCAGTGGTACCGCGATTTCGGTGAAAGGCCCCAAAGGCAGCCTTTCAATGACAATCCATCCAAACATGTCCGTGGAAATTGACGAAGCGAGCCGTGTTGTGCGGGTCAATCGCCCCAGTGATTCGCGAGAGAACCGGGCTCTGCATGGCCTTACCCGCAGCCTTGTGCAGAATATGGTCACGGGGGTCTCCACACCATTTGAGCGACGGCTTGTTATTGTAGGCGTTGGGTACAACGCGAGAATCTCAGGCAATAAGATTGCCCTGCAGGTTGGCTACGCAAATACCGTTGAGCTTGCGATTCCGCCCTCTGTGACTTGTGAAGTTCCCGATCCGACACGAGTGCTGATCCGCGGCGCCGACAAACAGGTTGTCGGGCAATTTGCCGCCGAGATTCGCAATGTAAGGCCACCGGAGCCGTATAAGGGCAAGGGAATCCGTTATGAAAACGAATATGTGCGCCGAAAGGCCGGTAAGGCTTTCGGTTCCAAGTAG
- the rplR gene encoding 50S ribosomal protein L18: protein MKLEKRLARQKVRRGFRVRNRVRRDAHGRPRLSVFRSNRHIYAQVIDDALGRTLAAASSVDQDVAGPGKCAGTREDAASVGKLIAKRAIEKGISAVVFDRGVFRYHGRIAALADAARECGLQF, encoded by the coding sequence ATGAAACTTGAGAAGCGGCTGGCAAGACAGAAGGTACGACGCGGGTTTCGAGTCAGGAATCGGGTTCGCCGGGATGCTCACGGACGTCCCCGGCTTTCTGTTTTTCGCAGCAATCGTCACATTTATGCTCAGGTTATTGACGACGCACTGGGAAGGACTTTGGCAGCGGCCAGCAGTGTCGACCAAGATGTCGCGGGCCCCGGCAAGTGTGCGGGAACGCGTGAGGACGCTGCCTCTGTTGGGAAGCTGATTGCGAAGCGCGCGATCGAGAAAGGCATTTCGGCGGTGGTCTTTGATCGCGGCGTATTTCGATATCATGGACGAATTGCGGCGCTGGCAGATGCCGCGAGGGAATGCGGTCTTCAGTTCTAG
- the rpsE gene encoding 30S ribosomal protein S5 has translation MSTAESRSGSAEFVVQIRRCACVVKGGRRFSFAALVVTGDGSGRAGYGYGKATEVPLAVEKATKQANRSQHSVPLVGTTIPHQVVGTFRSSRVLLLPARPGTGVIAGECVRSVVEAAGVHDILTKSFGSTNPLNLVKATFDALSQLRTREVIERLRGVSLS, from the coding sequence GTGTCTACTGCTGAATCAAGAAGCGGATCTGCTGAGTTTGTCGTTCAGATCCGCCGTTGTGCATGTGTCGTGAAAGGCGGTCGCCGATTTAGCTTCGCTGCGCTTGTGGTTACGGGCGACGGCAGCGGACGCGCGGGATACGGTTACGGGAAGGCAACTGAAGTGCCGCTGGCTGTCGAGAAGGCCACGAAGCAGGCGAATCGATCACAGCATTCTGTCCCGTTAGTTGGCACGACAATTCCGCACCAAGTTGTAGGAACCTTTCGGTCGTCTCGTGTACTTCTGCTGCCGGCACGTCCGGGTACCGGTGTTATCGCGGGCGAATGTGTACGCTCTGTTGTCGAAGCCGCGGGCGTCCACGATATCCTTACCAAGAGCTTTGGGTCAACGAATCCGCTCAATCTGGTAAAGGCAACGTTTGATGCCCTGTCTCAGTTGCGAACGCGGGAAGTCATCGAACGCCTTCGGGGAGTATCTCTGTCATGA
- the rplO gene encoding 50S ribosomal protein L15 codes for MILNDVHVEIQKRKKRKRVGRGPGSGHGKTAGRGHKGYYSRSGSSRRAGFEGGQMPLFRRVAKRGFNNRAFADTVVIINVGQLSDVFEAGSEVTAEALVAKGIVPSRFDVLKVLGDGELTKKLTVRAHRFSRSAEAKIVAAGGKFERVTV; via the coding sequence ATGATCCTGAATGACGTACACGTAGAGATTCAAAAAAGAAAGAAGCGCAAGCGGGTCGGTCGTGGCCCCGGTTCAGGTCACGGAAAGACGGCGGGCCGAGGACACAAGGGGTACTACAGCCGATCAGGGTCGTCACGTCGCGCCGGATTTGAAGGCGGACAGATGCCGCTCTTCCGTCGCGTGGCAAAACGCGGTTTTAACAATCGCGCCTTTGCTGACACTGTGGTGATCATTAATGTCGGCCAACTGTCCGATGTTTTTGAAGCCGGTTCGGAAGTCACTGCAGAGGCGCTTGTGGCGAAGGGAATTGTCCCGAGCCGATTCGATGTCCTCAAGGTGTTGGGTGACGGTGAACTCACGAAAAAGCTCACCGTGAGAGCTCATCGCTTTTCCCGAAGCGCAGAAGCGAAGATTGTCGCGGCGGGCGGGAAGTTTGAACGTGTCACTGTCTGA
- the secY gene encoding preprotein translocase subunit SecY, whose product MLTKLGTVFKVPELRRKILLTIALLAVYRMGFSITLPFMDHALLKEAFSKTDDSGGGLGNLLQVVSLFSASSITNGSIFGLGIMPYITASIVFQLLGTVYPPLEQLQKEGEAGRRRLNEYTRYATVLICLLQSFFLIRGLGAGAISGDGRSLIIDDYNVWYWHLLGTFVMTAGTVFLMWIGEQIDAYGIGNGISLLIMAGILARMPAAAGGWLSGILQNGIQVGSPQGVEKLLVLAVLFVAVIVWVIFITQGQRKIPIQSAKHVRGRRVSGGQRQWLPLRVNQAGVMPIIFASSLLLLPFFVFNQLSNVWQDSSIMRSLSTAFSPGQGFVYNLCYIVLIYFFCYFWTAITFNPRDMADNLKDMGSFIPGYRPGGRTASHLEQVMIRITYVGAAFLAIIAVIPTVISTTLTGDYAIASFFGGTGLLIIVSVALDLVQKIDSHLVMRNYPGLLDSDN is encoded by the coding sequence ATGCTGACAAAGCTCGGAACAGTATTTAAGGTGCCGGAACTGCGGCGGAAAATCCTGCTGACAATCGCACTGCTCGCGGTTTATCGCATGGGTTTTTCGATTACGCTTCCGTTCATGGACCACGCCCTGCTCAAGGAGGCTTTCTCGAAAACTGATGACAGCGGAGGAGGATTGGGGAACCTGCTGCAAGTGGTTTCGTTATTTTCAGCATCGAGCATTACAAATGGGTCGATATTTGGTCTCGGAATCATGCCGTATATTACGGCATCAATTGTCTTTCAGTTGCTCGGAACTGTCTATCCGCCACTTGAACAGCTGCAAAAAGAGGGAGAAGCAGGCCGTCGCCGCCTGAATGAGTATACAAGGTATGCAACGGTGCTGATTTGTCTGTTGCAGAGCTTTTTCCTGATTCGGGGACTGGGTGCCGGGGCAATTTCCGGTGACGGCCGGAGCCTGATTATTGACGACTATAATGTATGGTACTGGCATCTGCTGGGCACGTTCGTGATGACTGCGGGAACGGTGTTCCTGATGTGGATCGGAGAACAAATTGACGCGTATGGAATCGGAAATGGAATCAGCCTTCTGATTATGGCAGGAATTCTCGCCAGAATGCCTGCTGCAGCCGGCGGATGGCTGAGCGGGATTCTTCAAAACGGAATTCAAGTTGGTTCACCCCAGGGTGTGGAGAAGCTGCTGGTTTTGGCTGTGCTGTTCGTGGCTGTCATCGTATGGGTAATCTTCATTACTCAGGGGCAACGGAAGATACCAATTCAAAGCGCCAAGCATGTTCGAGGTCGACGAGTGTCCGGCGGACAGCGGCAGTGGCTCCCCCTGCGGGTAAACCAAGCTGGCGTAATGCCGATCATTTTCGCGTCGAGCCTGCTCCTGCTGCCGTTCTTCGTGTTCAATCAGTTGTCAAATGTCTGGCAGGACAGCTCGATAATGAGGTCGCTTTCAACTGCGTTTTCACCTGGTCAGGGGTTCGTTTACAACCTCTGCTATATCGTGCTGATTTACTTTTTTTGCTATTTCTGGACGGCGATTACGTTTAACCCCCGCGATATGGCGGACAACCTGAAGGATATGGGTAGCTTCATTCCTGGCTATCGGCCCGGTGGACGAACCGCTTCGCACCTAGAGCAGGTGATGATTCGCATTACCTATGTCGGAGCTGCATTTCTTGCGATAATTGCTGTGATTCCCACTGTGATTTCAACGACTCTCACGGGTGATTACGCGATTGCAAGCTTTTTTGGGGGAACGGGGTTGCTGATTATTGTATCCGTTGCCCTCGACCTGGTGCAAAAGATTGACTCTCACCTGGTGATGCGAAACTACCCTGGATTGCTTGACTCCGACAACTGA
- the rpmJ gene encoding 50S ribosomal protein L36 → MKVRSSVKRICEHCKTVRRRGRTYVICSANPRHKQRQG, encoded by the coding sequence ATGAAGGTCAGGTCCAGCGTAAAGCGAATTTGCGAGCACTGCAAGACGGTGCGCCGGCGAGGCCGAACTTACGTCATTTGTTCGGCCAATCCGCGTCACAAACAGCGGCAGGGCTAG